A region from the Hypomesus transpacificus isolate Combined female chromosome 11, fHypTra1, whole genome shotgun sequence genome encodes:
- the c1d gene encoding nuclear nucleic acid-binding protein C1D isoform X2, with amino-acid sequence MDMAEDIPEDYPTEIEEQLKGFESSVASVNTMVQTVLSMPRKELMEKLDPLEQAKLDLMSAYTLNSLFWMYLVTQGINPKEHGIKQELERIRTYMNRVKEITDRKKAARLDKGAVSRFVRNALWDAEEAASKKEGQASKTEGTSSKKEWLSKKHKDTPGRGQHSKRPKLN; translated from the exons ATG GACATGGCAGAAGACATACCTGAAGACTATCCTACAGAGATTGAGGAGCAGCTCAAGGGATTCGAATCTTCAGTGGCCTCTGTGAACACAATGGTACAGACTGTGTTGTCAATGCCCAGAAAGGAACTTATGGAAAAG CTGGACCCTCTTGAGCAAGCTAAACTGGACTTGATGTCTGCATATACCCTCAATTCATTATTCTGGA TGTACCTGGTAACACAAGGAATTAACCCTAAAGAACATGGAATCAAGCAAGAACTG GAGAGAATCAGGACATACATGAACAGAGTCAAGGAgatcacagacagaaagaaggcAGCCCGTCTGGACAAAGGAGCGGTGTCTCGCTTTGTCAGAAACGCCCTGTGGGACGCTGAGGAAGCCGCTTCCAAAAAAGAAGGGCAGGCATCCAAAACGGAAGGGACGTCGTCGAAAAAAGAATGGCTGTCAAAGAAGCACAAGGACACTCCAGGTCGTGGCCAACACTCTAAGCGCCCTAAGTTGAACTGA
- the c1d gene encoding nuclear nucleic acid-binding protein C1D isoform X1 produces the protein MALRFKMCIFAFLLVVRPASCRLVSNENGVMLATIDMAEDIPEDYPTEIEEQLKGFESSVASVNTMVQTVLSMPRKELMEKLDPLEQAKLDLMSAYTLNSLFWMYLVTQGINPKEHGIKQELERIRTYMNRVKEITDRKKAARLDKGAVSRFVRNALWDAEEAASKKEGQASKTEGTSSKKEWLSKKHKDTPGRGQHSKRPKLN, from the exons ATGGCTTTGCGTTTTAAAATGTGCATATTTGCTTTTTTGTTGGTTGTCAGGCCGGCTAGCTGTAGACTAGTGTCAAATGAGAATGGAGTTATGCTAGCTACCATA GACATGGCAGAAGACATACCTGAAGACTATCCTACAGAGATTGAGGAGCAGCTCAAGGGATTCGAATCTTCAGTGGCCTCTGTGAACACAATGGTACAGACTGTGTTGTCAATGCCCAGAAAGGAACTTATGGAAAAG CTGGACCCTCTTGAGCAAGCTAAACTGGACTTGATGTCTGCATATACCCTCAATTCATTATTCTGGA TGTACCTGGTAACACAAGGAATTAACCCTAAAGAACATGGAATCAAGCAAGAACTG GAGAGAATCAGGACATACATGAACAGAGTCAAGGAgatcacagacagaaagaaggcAGCCCGTCTGGACAAAGGAGCGGTGTCTCGCTTTGTCAGAAACGCCCTGTGGGACGCTGAGGAAGCCGCTTCCAAAAAAGAAGGGCAGGCATCCAAAACGGAAGGGACGTCGTCGAAAAAAGAATGGCTGTCAAAGAAGCACAAGGACACTCCAGGTCGTGGCCAACACTCTAAGCGCCCTAAGTTGAACTGA